One stretch of Callospermophilus lateralis isolate mCalLat2 chromosome 11, mCalLat2.hap1, whole genome shotgun sequence DNA includes these proteins:
- the LOC143410977 gene encoding coiled-coil domain-containing protein 71L-like, whose amino-acid sequence MRRSVKRRRRRPRAAAARGGGFRAGGGAGLEAREEKVVYSWSQLSLADSTKALGDAFKLFMPRSTEFMSSDAELWSFLCSLKHQFSPHILRSKDVYGYASCRALVPDPPEPPTARGLTRRPAPRAAARRRRRGARAAAAGRRRPRLPWPPPQSPPQLLPPPPAPEESCPEKPSAPEPCFGGRTLEEIWRAATPTLTTFPTIRVGGDVWGERSLAAARRKARQVLRVDLEPVVRLHRFPVPRA is encoded by the coding sequence ATGCGGCGCAGCGTGAAGAGGCGCCGGCGCCGGCCCCGGGCCGCGGCCGCCCGGGGCGGCGGCTTTAGAGCGGGAGGAGGGGCCGGTCTGGAGGCGCGGGAGGAGAAGGTGGTGTACTCCTGGTCGCAACTGTCGCTGGCCGACAGCACCAAGGCGCTGGGCGATGCCTTCAAGCTGTTCATGCCCCGCAGCACGGAGTTCATGAGCTCGGACGCGGAGCTCTGGAGCTTCCTCTGCAGCCTCAAGCACCAGTTCTCCCCGCACATCCTGCGCAGCAAGGACGTCTATGGCTACGCCTCCTGCCGGGCCCTGGTGCCTGACCCCCCGGAGCCCCCTACCGCCCGCGGCCTGACGCGCCGGCCGGCCCCGCGCGCGGCCGCCAGGAGGAGGCGCCGCGGAGCCCGGGCGGCCGCCGCGGGCAGGAGGCGGCCCCGGCTGCCCTGGCCGCCTCCGCAGTCACCGCCGCAGCTGCTGCCGCCCCCGCCGGCCCCCGAGGAGTCCTGCCCGGAGAAGCCCTCGGCGCCCGAGCCCTGCTTCGGGGGCCGCACCCTGGAGGAGATCTGGAGGGCAGCCACCCCGACGCTGACCACCTTCCCCACCATCCGCGTCGGCGGCGACGTGTGGGGCGAGCGCAGCCTGGCGGCGGCGCGACGCAAGGCGCGCCAAGTCCTGCGAGTGGACCTGGAACCCGTGGTGAGGCTCCACCGCTTCCCGGTGCCCCGGGCGTGA